The DNA window CATTTCCCAGCATCTCAGTCCGGGCGGAAATCCTCAGGCCCCCCAAGGTGGAGCGTTTTTGGGAGGCCTGCCACCCTCGGCTTCCAGCCCTCCATCTCAGGCCACCCCTCCACCAGCTCCCTGGCAGCAGCCCGGCCTGGGACAAACTCTGCTGGGTGGGAGCCCTCAGCAGCCAGCCTTTCCTCAATCTCCCGCCAGCACCCAACCGCAGGGACTGCCACCACGCAGAGCGGAAGGTCAGCCCCCCCTCTCAGTTCCTCCACAGCAACCCGCCACGCCTTGGGGCAGCAATCCAGACAGGCAGGGTGCCATGCCTGCCGCTACCCCAAATACAGGCTCCGCCTTCCTTCCCCAACCGCGCGTAGCAGGTACGGGTGCCCCCGCTCATAGCAGCCTCATCCCCGGCTCACCGACATTACCCCTCTTCGGGAACCAAGCCGGTGCACCGTCCTCACCTTCGTCACTGCTTTCCCGCGAAATCCCCGCAGCAGCGCCAGTACAATCGCCCGAGGCACCCAGTGAGTTGTCGCCTGCGGCCCCACGGCCCATGCGGCCCATCAAAAAACCTAACCGCAGTTCTAACATTTTCATGTTTGCCCTGGCGGTGATTTTTCTGGCAGGTTTTCTGGCCGCTGCCGGCTGGATGTTCCGGGAGCCTCTCATGGAAGTGGTGAACCGCTACATGCCACCCGATGACGATGCGGCGATGACCGAACTGCCGGAAGGTGCCATCACGCCAGATTCCCTGCCTGCGCAGTTCACGGAACCAAACGTGACGGAAACGAAGCCCAAAGCCGTTTTTGACCCGGAAGAGACGGCCCCTCCTCGTGCTATCGTGCCGACTCCTGAAGACATGGCCGCCCTGCAATCTGTCCCCACGCCTGAGACTCCCGCAGGCGGTCTCATGGAGGTCCCCTCCAAACCGATGGCGCATGGTCTTCAAAACGACACCTCACCCGACACTACCAGCAGCGTCGTCATGCCCGCCGCCAGCGAAGTCAAAATTGAGGTTTCGGAAGAAGGCAGGCCCGCAGCCGATGCCCTCCTCAAGTTCCTCAATGCCAAAGACCTTCAAGAGCGCCTGAAATACACCCTTGCCGCAAGCTCCATGAAACCGCTGATGGAGCGGTATTATCAGACGCAGGCGGATGGCCCCATCCGCATTGATGCCGCCGGACTGGTGCGCCTGGACCCCAAGCCCCAAATGGGCGGCGGTGCCCATGCCGTGTTTGGTGTGGAAAGCCGCGCCTGGGAATATCCCGTCCCGGTAATGCTGGAGGAAGGCCGCGACGGCTGGCAGGTGGACTGGCTGTCTTTTGTGGAATTCAAAGACCGCATTCTGGAGAAGTTCTTTGAAGAATACCAGGAAGGTGCCGCCCGTTTTCACGTCGGCATCACCCGCATGCATTACTTCGAGGGCAAAGTCCCCAATTCGGATAACAAAGACGCTTTCCGCATCGGTCCAGCCCCGCCAAACCCCTTCCTCACCACCGTGTTTGTGGAAAAGGATTCCCAGGTGGGCCGCGATCTCAAGGAGCGCATCCCTTGGGGTGCCCAGGTCTGGGCCATCGTGGAGCTGGAGTGGGTCAAGCTGGGTTCTCAGCAGTGGGTGCAGCTCGTCGGCGTGCCCCAGCTTAACTGGTATTCCGTTCCACCTGAACCCAAGGGAAAATCCGGCAAATCCAGTGATCTGCCCAACGAGATTCAGCGCGCCGTGCCAGTGGGACGGTAAAGCCGCTCACCTTGCCGTTCCGCAAACATCGCACCCGTTTCGTTTCGGCAGCTTCACCCGGCGGAACTGCATCGTGCCCAGGTCCATGCACAGCATCTCACCCGCCAGCGGTTTGCCGATGCCGGTGATGAGCTTGACCACCTCCATCGCCCCCAGGCAGGCGGCCGTGCCGGAGACTGCGCCAAAAACCGGAAACTGCCGTGTCCACGTTGGCGGCACCTCCGGCACATAACACGCCAGGCAGCCGGTCTGTCCTGGAATAAACGTGGTCACAGTCGCCTCCAGGGTGTGCATGGCACATTCCACCATGGGTTTTCCCGCCCGCATTGCCGCCGCATTCAGCGCCAGTCTTTCTTGAAACAAAGGCGCCGCATCCACCACATAGTCCGCCTGCGCCACCAGGGCTGCCGCATTGTCCTCGTTCACATTCTCAGCCACACCAACCACCTCGCAGTCGGGGTTCAGCTCCCTCAATCGTTTCACGATGTTTTCCATGCGCGGCTGTCCGACATGGGCGCGGGTTTGCAAAAGCTGGCGGTTTAGATCCGGCAGTTTCAGGTTGCCTCCATGCGCCAGGACCAGCCTGCCCACCCCCGCAGCCGCCAGTTCCATGGCCACCAGCCCTCCAAGCCCGCCCACGCGGGAAACCAGCACGCTGGCACCTTTCAGCTTCCGCTGCCCATCTTCCCCCACGCCCGGAACCCACATCTGCCATTGGTAGAGGGAGCGGTCGGCATCGGTGAGTTCGGGCAGGTCAGGCATGCGCGGAGCCTAAACCGGGAGCAGCCTGCGCTTCAATCGTCAATCTGTCCGGTTTTTGCTGGCCCTGCGGGTTGCAGTCTCTACACTCGCACCGATTTTCCTGCCCATCCTGACCATGAAACAGTACGCCCTTGGCATTGACTATGGCACCAACTCCTGCCGCTCCCTTCTCATTGACCTTGAAAACGGAGCCGAGGTCGGTTCCTCCGTCTTCAACTACCCCTCCGGTGAAATGGGCGTGCTGCTGGATCCCAAGAACCCCCACGTCGCCCGGCAAAATCCCCAGGACTATCTGGACGGCATGGTGGCCATCACCCGGGGTGCTCTGGAGCAGGCCGCTGAGAAAATCCCGGGCTTTGATCCCGCCCAGGTCGTCGGCATCGGCATGGACACCACCGGCAGCACCCCCATCCCGGTCAACAGCGATGGCACTCCGCTCGGCCTTCTCCCAGAGTTTAAAAACAACCTCAATGCCATGGTCTGGCTCTGGAAAGACCACACCGGTTATGCCGAGGCTGCTGAGATCACCGCCCTGGCTCAGGAAATGCGTCCCAACATCATCGCCAAGTGCGGGGGCATTTATTCCAGCGAATGGTTCTGGAGCAAAATCCTCCGGCTCCGCCGCACCGACCCCGCCGTCTTCGAAGCTGCGTATAGCTTCGTCGAGCATTGCGACTGGCTGCCTGCCGTGCTCGCGGGCGATACCAATCCGCATACCCTGAAGCGCAGCATCTGCGCCGCCGGTCACAAGGCCATGTTCAGCGCCGAATGGGGCGGCCTGCCCGACCAGGAATTTCTTGGCAAACTCGATCCCGCCCTCGCTGATCTGCGTGACCGCCTTTACGACGAAGCCCACACCTCCGATGTCAAAGCCGGCACCCTCTGCGTCGAATGGGCCGCCAAGCTCGGCCTGCCGGAAGGCATCGCCATTTCCGTCGGTGCGTTCGATGCCCACATGGGTGCAGTCGGTGCCGGCATCAAAGAAGGCACGCTGGTGAAAATCCTCGGCACCAGCACCTGCGACCTCATGATCACCCCCGCCGACCAGCCCCTGGCGGACATCCCCGGTGTCTGCGGCATCGTCAATGGCTCTGTGCTCCCTGGTTATTACGGTATCGAAGCCGGCCAGAGCGCTGTCGGGGACCTTTTCCTCTGGCTCGTCAAAAATCTCGTTCCCGAAAGCTACGGCAGCAGCATTGGCGACAAGTTTAACGCCATGGAAAAAGCCATGTCCGCGCAGAAGCCCGGTGCCTCCGGTCTGCTCGCCCTGGACTGGAACAATGGCAACCGCACCGTCCTGGTGGACGTCCGTCTGACAGGCCTCTTGTTAGGCCAGACCCTCCACACCGAGGCCCATGAAATCTACCGCGCCTACATCGAGGCCACCGCCTTCGGCGCCCTTACGATCATCAAGCGCGTGGAAGAATACGGCGTGGAGATCCGCGAGATCATCAACACCGGCGGCCTCTCCATCAAAAACGCCACCCTCATGCAATGTTATGCCGACATCATCGGCAAGCCTATGAAGGTCAGCCAGAGCGAGCAGACCTGCGCCCTGGGTGCCGCCATTTTCGGCGCGGCCGCCGCCGGCATCGCGGATATCGGCACCCTCCAGGCCAAAGTCACCGCCACCCGCGAAAAAGTCTATTTTCCCATCCCGGAAAACCAGGCCGTTTATGCCGAATTGTATGCACTTTATCACACCCTGCATGATGCCTTTGGCACCGCTCAATGGCAGGGCAACCTGGCTCACGTCATGAAAAAGCTCCTGGAGATCCGCTCCCGTCAAGGTTGATTCGCCTTGTCTGTGACTGGTAATTCACATTTTTCGAAAGACACCTTTTTTTCAAACGGGGGTCCGCCCCCTCACAGACGGGGTTTGACAGTACGATTCAAACGCTGACAATCCACACCAATGGAGGAAACGCCAGACATCCCCGAAGACGCAAAAAAAGACAAGGGCTTGTGGGAAAAAACCCGCAAGAGCCTGATCGAACGCCTGAACAACTGGGAGGACCAGCGCACCTGGAATGAATTTTACCAGACTTACTGGCGGCTCATTTACAGCGTCGCAACCAAAGCTGGTCTGACCCGCGAAGAAGCCTTTGACGTCATCCAGGAGACAATCATCGCCATCGCCCGCCAGGTGCAGAAAGGCCAGTATGATCCCCGCGCCGGATCATTCAAAGCGTGGCTCCTGCAAATGACTCGCTGGCGCGTCCTGGATGTCTTCCGCGCCCGCAAGCGCCAGCCCTCCCTCGCCGACCAGGGAAATTCCGACAGCGAGGAGACCAGCAACCTCGCCCTGGACCGCCTCTCCAATGACAAGGACAACCTCCTGGAAAACATCTGGGACAAAGAGTGGCGGGACAACATCACCGCCGCCGCCCTGGAGCGCGTGAAGGCCAAAGTCTCCCCACGCCAGTTCCAGATCTTCGACTGCTATGTCATGAAAGGCTGGGGCGTCAAAAAAACCAGCGAAGCCCTCGGCATCAATGCCGCCCAGGTTTACCTGGCCAAGCACCGCGTCGGTGCCCTGGTCAAAAAAGAAGTGCAGGCCTTGGAGCACACCATGCTCTGAAATTCCATGCCCGTGGCCTCCCGGGCAGCCACGAATACAGGTGCAGAGTGAGGCGCAGACCATCTGCATCTCACGCCTACCGGGGAAAGGAATCCAAAGAATTTTTTTCCCAAAAATCTTTTTACCCTTTCTGTCCATGCCTCCCGCTGACCGCATCCACATTGATGAAGTCCTGCCCCCCGGAACCCCTGGCAGCCAGGCTGGAAAACTCGCCCAGGAGTCTGAACTCGCCCGCTTCCTGGCTAAATGGCTTGACAACTGGCTGCGAATTCCCGGCACCAATTTCAAGATCGGCCTGGACCCCATCCTCGCCCTCTTCCCTGGTGTCGGCAGCACTGTCGCCTCCGGCGGCGGCCTCATCATCCTGGTGGAGGCAGTCCGCTCAGGCGTCAGCCTCCCTGTGCTCATCCGCATGGGCGGCAATATGCTGGTCAATACCTTCTTCGATTACATCCCCCTAGGCGGTCCGGTGGTCAGTGCCTTCTTCAAGTCCAACATGCGGAACCTCCGCCTCCTCCAGTCCTGGCAGGCAGGCCATCAGCAGGCCGTCCGTAAAAGCACCTTCCGCGTCTTCATCTTCGTCGGTCTCCTTGTCGTGTTTCTCATCGCCATGCTCATTGGCCTATTTACCTTCTACGTGTGGCTTCTGCGCGAGACTGGATTGGTTGAGTGAGCCTGTTTTTAAACAGGCGGCTTTCCCCATGCGATTAAAGTGATATCAGGTGCTCATGGCCAGACCGGCATATCGCGCTGCCCCAGGGAACGATGTCATCCTCATCTTTCTGACCTTGCTCACCTTGGCTGGAATGGTGGCCATGGTGCCGGTGCTAGGCCCTGGCCCCCAGAAAGGGTGGCATACGGTTATCTATTTTAGCCCATGCGTGGTCACAATCACCATCGGATATCTCATCATCACCCGGCGTCATCGGCGGCCGCTGGTCCATCCATGGGGATGCTGATACAGGCTGCCGCTTTCTGACCCCGGCAACCCGGATGGAACTGGCCCATTCCCCCAAAGGCGAATCCTGGTGCCTAGGCGGCGGCTGGGTCTGCTGCATCTTCCGGGACACCCTCAAGGATGATGACTTACTCCGGTTTTATGACCGCGCGGAACAGTTATTGAAGGAGCCGCGATAAACTATCACCGCGCCCTTAAAATCGCCTCCGCCACCCGCATGCCGTCAGCCGCAGCAGAGATGATGCCTCCGGCATAACCGGCCCCTTCACCGGCCGGATAAAAATTCTTCAACGAGACACATTCATAGCTCACCGGATCCCGCGGAATCCGCACTGGTGCCGAGCTGCGTGTCTCTGCTGCCGTCAGCACGGCATCTTCCAGGTCGAAACCCGGCATGCCTTTGTTGATGCGCGGGATGGCTTCCTTTAGCGTCGCGATCACACCTTCGGGCAGCACTTCACGCAGGTCGCTCCAGACCACCCCGGGTTCATAGGAAGGCTTCACCGTCCCTTGGCTGGTGGAGGCACGTCCGGCCATGAAATCCCCCAAAAGCTGCGCCGGGGCATGGTAATTGCTGCCGCCCACCTCATAGGCCCGCCGCTCGATCTGCCTTTGAAACTCGATGCCCGCCAGCGGATGTGCCTGGCCATAATCCTGCGGCCCCACCTCCACCATGAAGCCCGCATTCGCGTTCGCCTCGGCCCGCGCATAGCTGCTCATTCCATTGGTCACCACCATGCCTGGCTCAGATGTGGCCGCCACCACCAGCCCCCCCGGGCACATGCAAAAGCTATACGCGCTGCGCTCAGTCTCACAATGCGCCACAAATTTATACGGAGCCGAGCCTAGGCGCTCATGCCCGGCCCATTTGCCAAACAGCATCTTGTCCACCAGCCGCTGCGGATGCTCGATGCGCACGCCCACAGAGAAGGGCTTCGGATCAAAAGGAATGCCCCGCTCATGAAGCATGGCAAAGGTGTCCCGGCTGCTGTGCCCGACAGCAAAGACAATGGGACTGCCCTCGATCACCGCCCCGTCCGCCAGCACCACCGCACGCATCACCCCTTTTTCGATCACCACATCCTTCACCCGGCAGCCAAAGCGCACTTCGCCCCCCAGGGAAATGATTTCCTCCCGCACATGCCGCACCACTTTAATAAGCCGGTCCGTGCCAATGTGTGGCCGCGCCTTCACCAGGATGTCCTCCGGCGCACCTGCCGCCACCATTTCCTTCAGCAGCCACGGGATGCGGTGCTCCCGGTCGCGAATTTGGGTATATAGTTTGCCATCGGAAAAGGTGCCTGCCCCCCCTTCCCCATACTGCACATTGGATTCCGGATTAAAATCCCAGCCGCGCCGCCAAAAACCCGTCACATCCCGCGCCCTGTCCCCTGCCGCCTTGCCACGCTCCAGCAGGATCGGTTTCAGCCCCGCCCGTGCCAGCAACAGCCCCGCAAAAAGCCCGCAAGGCCCCGTCCCCACAATCACCGGCCTGCCTTGCTTCGCGGCCCCTTGACCGCCTTGACCCACCTTGACCTCCAAATAAGTCTCATCCGGTGCCACAACCACCTTGGTATCCGCCTTGAGCGCCTTCAGCACCCGCGCCTCATCCGCCACCTCCACCAGCAGCGTATAGCTGAAGTTCACATGGCCGCGCCGCGCATCAATGGCACGCTGCTTGAGGGTAAAAGTGGCATCCTTCACCCCGAGGCGTTTCAACAAGGCCGCACGCAGGTCGGCATCGGTATGGTCCACAGGGAGATTGAGTTGAGAAACTTGCAGCATGGGAGGCGGGAATGTCGTTCGTTCATACTCGCCTAGGTTGCAACCAGTTGACTGCCGCCTTGCCATCCTTGCGCATCCTGCCAAAGTCCCCTTCCCCGAATGTCCGCCAAGTCTGCCTCCCACAACACCCCTGACCGTCCCGATGTAAAAGGACCCGGTGCGTCCACGCTCCCTTCCGATGCTATACCGGCCAAAAAAATCTGGGACCGCACGGCCTGGAGGGATGCCGCTTTTTTCCTGCGCTACTTGCGCCCCCATTTCAACGTCTTCATTCCGGCGCTGATCGCCCTGGCCATGACCGCCATGCTGACCGTGGCCTTCATCAACATGCTGGCCGAGGTGGCCGGCAAAGGCCTCGGTGGGGCCAAAGGACCGGAATGGATGGAGGAGCTCTGGCACTCCGTCATGATCATGGTGGCCATTGTATCCACCCAGGCATTCATCGCCTTCTGGCGCATCATGCTCTTTGCCAAAGCCAGCGAGCGCGCCCTGGCCGCCCTGCGCATGGAGACCTTCAGCCGCATCATCCGGCTGCCCATGTCCATCCTCAACGCCCGGCGGGTCGGGGAGCTTTCTTCCCGCCTGGCCAATGATGTCGAGTCCATGCGGGAAACCCTGGTGCTCACCATCCCCATGCTCATCCGGCATACGGTCATGCTCATCGGCTGCCTCGTCCTAGTCCTCCAGATTTCGGTCAAGCTGGCCCTGGTCATGATCGGCACCATCCCGGTGGTCATCGTCATGATCGCCATCTTTGGTGCCAGGATTCGCAAGCTCACCCGCAAGGCTCAGGACAATCTCGCGGGTTCCCAGGTCATCGTGGAAGAAAGCTTGCAGAGCATCATCAGCGTCAAAGCTTTTGCCAATGAAGCCCATGAGATCGCCCGCTATGACAGCCGGCTGGGCCATTTCCTCAAGACCGCCATCCGCGCCGCCGCACCCCGCGCCGCTTTTGTCTCCTTCATCATCTTTGCCTTCAGCCTCGCCCTCATCGTTGTGGCCTGGGTCGCTTTAAAAATGCTCAGCGAGGGCGAAATCCCTGCCGCTGACCTCTCCCGCTTTGCGGCTCTCAGCGGCATGATCGGAGCCTCCTTTGCCGCCTTTTCTGAGCTCATTGCCCAACTCCAGCGCACGCTTGGTGCCACGGATCGCGTCCGCGAAATCCTGCTGGAGCCAACTGAACCCGAGGTGGCCAACCCACCCAAAATCCGGTTCAAGGGTGAAATTGAGGTGGATAACCTCTGTTTCTCCTACCCCTCCCGCCCAGATTCACCCGTCCTGCGCGAATTCTCCTTCAAGGCCCTCGCCGGCCAGCGCATCGCCCTCGTCGGCCCCAGCGGCAGCGGCAAGACCACCTCCATCTCCCTGCTCTACCGCTTTTATGAGCCCACCAGCGGCCGCATCCTCGTGGATGGCCAGCCTATCCAGGACATGGCCCTGCCGACCCTCCGCCAAAACCTGGCCCTCGTTCCGCAGGAGGTGCTCCTCTTTGGCGGCAGCATCCGCGAAAACATCGCCTACGGAAAACCGGACGCCACCGAGGCCGAAATCTACGAAGCCGCCAAAAAGGCCAATGCCCATCTTTTCATCGAGACCATGCCGGAAGGTTATGACACCCTCGTCGGAGAGCGCGGCACCCAGCTTTCTGGTGGCCAGCGTCAGCGCATCGCTATTGCCCGCGCCATCCTCGCCGATCCGGCCATTCTAATTCTGGATGAGGCCACCAGCAGCCTGGATGCCGAGAGCGAGCGACTCGTCCAGGATGCCCTGGACAAGCTCATGGAAAACCGCACTTCCATCATCATCGCCCATCGCCTCTCCACCGTCCGCCGTTGTGACCAGATCCTCGTCCTCAGTGCCGGCACCATCGTCGAGCGCGGCACCCACGAGCAACTTGTCGCCAAAGAAGGCAGCCTTTACGGCACCCTGGCGCGTTTACAGTTGGAATAAATCCTGACCACATTCGTCTCATAACCGTGCGCCTAGCCACCCCCAATACCATGAAACATCTTCTCACCCTCCTCGCCGCTCTCATCGCCCTGCCTATGATGGCCGCAGACTTCCCAAAAGGCAGCCCCAACTTCAGCACCGATTACAAGGCCGCGCTGAAACAGGCCAAAGCAGAAAACAAGCCCCTCGTCGTCGTCTTTTCCGCCGTCTGGTGCGGTCCCTGCCAGTCCATGAAAAAGACCGTCTATCCAAGCAAGGAAGTCGCCCCCATGCATGACAAATTCGTCTGGGCCTATCTGGATGTGGATGTCGAAGCCAATGGCGACCCTGCACGGAAATACAATGTCACCGGCATCCCTCACATCCAGTTCTTAGACGCCAAAGGCAAAGACATCGGCAACCAAATCGGCGGTACCAGCCCCGGCGAATTCGCCGGCACCCTCGAAAAAGTCCTGGCCAAAACCGCCCCAAAAGCAGAATAAAATTCTGCTCTAGCTACCTCAATTTAACCCACCCGCGATCCGTCGCAGGTGGGTTTTGTTTTATCCGCCCTTATTCACACAGATCCCCTTTATTCACATAAAGCATCCTCTATCAAATCGTATATCTTGTTTTAGACATCTTAATAAACTACAAGATATAGTAAAAAACAGGTTTCTAACTTGCCTCGATATCACTGCATCTGGCACTGTATCCGGTTAACACGCTGCCACCGTTATGTACCTCAAAAGCCTCACCCTCCACGGTTTCAAGTCCTTTGCGGACAAGACGCACTTTGAGTTTCACAAGGGGGTGACGGGAATCGTCGGGCCGAACGGGTGTGGCAAGTCAAATGTAGTGGATGCGATCCGCTGGGTGCTGGGGGAGACTTCGGCGAAGGCGCTGCGCGGGGAGGAGATGGCGGATGTTATTTTCAATGGCACGGACAAACGCAAACCGGTGGGTCTGGCTGAGGTGGTACTGACCATGGCTGACTGCGAGCAGACGCTCGGCGTGGAATACAATGAGGTGGCGATTTGCCGCCGGGTATTCCGCGATGGTCGCAGCGAATACCGGCTCAACAACACCGTCTGCCGGCTCAAGGACATCAATGACTTGTTCTCCGGTACCGGCATTGG is part of the Prosthecobacter sp. SYSU 5D2 genome and encodes:
- a CDS encoding sigma-70 family RNA polymerase sigma factor, which encodes MEETPDIPEDAKKDKGLWEKTRKSLIERLNNWEDQRTWNEFYQTYWRLIYSVATKAGLTREEAFDVIQETIIAIARQVQKGQYDPRAGSFKAWLLQMTRWRVLDVFRARKRQPSLADQGNSDSEETSNLALDRLSNDKDNLLENIWDKEWRDNITAAALERVKAKVSPRQFQIFDCYVMKGWGVKKTSEALGINAAQVYLAKHRVGALVKKEVQALEHTML
- a CDS encoding DUF4112 domain-containing protein produces the protein MPPADRIHIDEVLPPGTPGSQAGKLAQESELARFLAKWLDNWLRIPGTNFKIGLDPILALFPGVGSTVASGGGLIILVEAVRSGVSLPVLIRMGGNMLVNTFFDYIPLGGPVVSAFFKSNMRNLRLLQSWQAGHQQAVRKSTFRVFIFVGLLVVFLIAMLIGLFTFYVWLLRETGLVE
- a CDS encoding HesA/MoeB/ThiF family protein; protein product: MPDLPELTDADRSLYQWQMWVPGVGEDGQRKLKGASVLVSRVGGLGGLVAMELAAAGVGRLVLAHGGNLKLPDLNRQLLQTRAHVGQPRMENIVKRLRELNPDCEVVGVAENVNEDNAAALVAQADYVVDAAPLFQERLALNAAAMRAGKPMVECAMHTLEATVTTFIPGQTGCLACYVPEVPPTWTRQFPVFGAVSGTAACLGAMEVVKLITGIGKPLAGEMLCMDLGTMQFRRVKLPKRNGCDVCGTAR
- a CDS encoding FAD-dependent protein; the protein is MLQVSQLNLPVDHTDADLRAALLKRLGVKDATFTLKQRAIDARRGHVNFSYTLLVEVADEARVLKALKADTKVVVAPDETYLEVKVGQGGQGAAKQGRPVIVGTGPCGLFAGLLLARAGLKPILLERGKAAGDRARDVTGFWRRGWDFNPESNVQYGEGGAGTFSDGKLYTQIRDREHRIPWLLKEMVAAGAPEDILVKARPHIGTDRLIKVVRHVREEIISLGGEVRFGCRVKDVVIEKGVMRAVVLADGAVIEGSPIVFAVGHSSRDTFAMLHERGIPFDPKPFSVGVRIEHPQRLVDKMLFGKWAGHERLGSAPYKFVAHCETERSAYSFCMCPGGLVVAATSEPGMVVTNGMSSYARAEANANAGFMVEVGPQDYGQAHPLAGIEFQRQIERRAYEVGGSNYHAPAQLLGDFMAGRASTSQGTVKPSYEPGVVWSDLREVLPEGVIATLKEAIPRINKGMPGFDLEDAVLTAAETRSSAPVRIPRDPVSYECVSLKNFYPAGEGAGYAGGIISAAADGMRVAEAILRAR
- a CDS encoding thioredoxin family protein, which produces MKHLLTLLAALIALPMMAADFPKGSPNFSTDYKAALKQAKAENKPLVVVFSAVWCGPCQSMKKTVYPSKEVAPMHDKFVWAYLDVDVEANGDPARKYNVTGIPHIQFLDAKGKDIGNQIGGTSPGEFAGTLEKVLAKTAPKAE
- a CDS encoding ribulokinase — translated: MKQYALGIDYGTNSCRSLLIDLENGAEVGSSVFNYPSGEMGVLLDPKNPHVARQNPQDYLDGMVAITRGALEQAAEKIPGFDPAQVVGIGMDTTGSTPIPVNSDGTPLGLLPEFKNNLNAMVWLWKDHTGYAEAAEITALAQEMRPNIIAKCGGIYSSEWFWSKILRLRRTDPAVFEAAYSFVEHCDWLPAVLAGDTNPHTLKRSICAAGHKAMFSAEWGGLPDQEFLGKLDPALADLRDRLYDEAHTSDVKAGTLCVEWAAKLGLPEGIAISVGAFDAHMGAVGAGIKEGTLVKILGTSTCDLMITPADQPLADIPGVCGIVNGSVLPGYYGIEAGQSAVGDLFLWLVKNLVPESYGSSIGDKFNAMEKAMSAQKPGASGLLALDWNNGNRTVLVDVRLTGLLLGQTLHTEAHEIYRAYIEATAFGALTIIKRVEEYGVEIREIINTGGLSIKNATLMQCYADIIGKPMKVSQSEQTCALGAAIFGAAAAGIADIGTLQAKVTATREKVYFPIPENQAVYAELYALYHTLHDAFGTAQWQGNLAHVMKKLLEIRSRQG
- a CDS encoding ABC transporter transmembrane domain-containing protein, whose translation is MSAKSASHNTPDRPDVKGPGASTLPSDAIPAKKIWDRTAWRDAAFFLRYLRPHFNVFIPALIALAMTAMLTVAFINMLAEVAGKGLGGAKGPEWMEELWHSVMIMVAIVSTQAFIAFWRIMLFAKASERALAALRMETFSRIIRLPMSILNARRVGELSSRLANDVESMRETLVLTIPMLIRHTVMLIGCLVLVLQISVKLALVMIGTIPVVIVMIAIFGARIRKLTRKAQDNLAGSQVIVEESLQSIISVKAFANEAHEIARYDSRLGHFLKTAIRAAAPRAAFVSFIIFAFSLALIVVAWVALKMLSEGEIPAADLSRFAALSGMIGASFAAFSELIAQLQRTLGATDRVREILLEPTEPEVANPPKIRFKGEIEVDNLCFSYPSRPDSPVLREFSFKALAGQRIALVGPSGSGKTTSISLLYRFYEPTSGRILVDGQPIQDMALPTLRQNLALVPQEVLLFGGSIRENIAYGKPDATEAEIYEAAKKANAHLFIETMPEGYDTLVGERGTQLSGGQRQRIAIARAILADPAILILDEATSSLDAESERLVQDALDKLMENRTSIIIAHRLSTVRRCDQILVLSAGTIVERGTHEQLVAKEGSLYGTLARLQLE